In Microbacterium sp. zg-Y818, the genomic window CGTGCCGGCGTACATCGTCTTCGGCGACGCGACGCTGCGGGCGCTCGCCGAGCACCGCCCCCGCACGCTCGCGGACCTGGACGGCATCACGGGCATCGGCGCCAAGAAGCGCGAGGCCTACGGCGAGTCCGTGCTCGCCGTCATCGCCGCCGCCGAGTGAGTACTCGCGTCGCCGAGTGAGCCCCGCCGAGATACTCCTCATTTCGAGGGTGTTCATCCGCACGAGCAGGTCGAAGTCATTCGGATGCCAGCGTTCGAGAGTCACCACCACCGCTGCCCCCTCCCGGGACCGATTGAAGCCCGATCGCGGCGATCACTGCCAGAGTGTGCACCGGACGGTCACGGCGTTGCTCCTCGGCGGGGTCCTTTCCTGCGCACGACGATGACCAGTGCGGTGATGATCCCCGCGACGACGACCGCAACCAGGCCCACGGAGACGGCGATCCCCGCGGGGCCGAGCGGCCCGAGGGGGTCCGCCTGAACCGGTGCGGTCGCAGCATCCTCGTCGGCAGGGACCGGGGCGGCATCCTCCTCGGGCGAAGCGCCCGATTCGCGAGCGACGGCGTCGGCGACCTGCTCCGCGCTGGGGATGCCGTAGGGCCGATCCATCAGCGGACTCTCATCGGGGTAGCTCGTCGGGTCGCTCTGCAGCAGCGAGGCTGGCCATGCTGCACCGTAGCCGTAGCCGGTTTCGGGCTCGTAGGTGGGCGCATGGATGCTGCCGTTGGTCGAGTGGAGGAGCGCCTGCACGAGCTGGTTGCCCGTCGCCTCCGGGTGCTGCTGCGCGAGCAGGGCCAGCATGCCCGCGACAAGGGGGGTGGCCAGGGAGGAGCCGGATGTGGACCCGCTCTGCTCCCAGGCTCCGGCGGTCACGCCGACCGAAGGAAGGGCCACCCCCGCCGAGACGACGTGCGTCTCTTCCAGTGCGAACGGCTGCCCGGCGTCGTCGGTCTGAAGCTCGCCCGAGCTGTCGACCGCGCTGACGGCGAGGACGCCGTTGATCAGTCCCAGGGAGTTCTGCGTGAGGCCGGAGCCGGGGTTCGCCGTGGAATTGAGGATCACGATGCCCTTGGCGATCGCTTCGGCGATGACCGCGCCGTCGCCGACCTCGCTCTCCAGCGGCGAACCCACCGAGGTCGTGAAGATCTGGGCGCCGTCGTCGATGGCGCGCTGCAGTGCGAGCCCGAAGGGGCTGAGTTCGTCGGGACGCTCCCTCGTGGTGCAGCCGTTGCCGGCGGCTTCGACGCCCAGCCCATAGAACGTGACCTCGGCGTCGGGAACGATGCCGCGCACCCCGCCCGCGCCCTCTCCCGTGCCGATCAGCATCGCGGTCACGGTTGTGCCGTGCACGGCGCCGCGGGTGGCCTCGGCGCTGACAGCGGACTCGCCCTCCGCGCACAGCGTGCCGTCGGCGACGGTCAGATCGCGCTCCTCGAAGGCGGGGACGTCGGGATTGATCTGCGTGTCCATGACGGCGATCCGCACGCCGTCGCCCGTCCAACCCTGCTCATGCAGCGCGTCGATCCCGTAGGTGTCCCACCACCACAACGGCGCGGGCGCGGTCGATGCGGTGGCCACGCTGGACGGCCCCACCACCACGAGCGCGGCGGCAAGCGCAACGACGACTGCGCGGCTTGCGCGCCTTCCGGCATCCCCGTGTCGTTTCGACGACCTCACTGCGGACATCCTCCCTGTCGGCTCTCAGCCGTCGAAGACCCTGTGGCACCTCACCGGGCGCGGAGCGCCACACAGAAACCTAGAGGGATGCCGGTCGCCGTCGCCAACCTCGATCGAGGTCTTGACAAGGAGAACGGCAGGCCGGTTCGATCCGCGGTCAGGCATCCTGGCGAGCGAGGGGTCGTCGGCTCGCCACGCGAATACTCACTCGGCACCGCGAATACTCGGCACCGCGAATACTCAGTCGCGAGCGGAGGGTGTGGGGGTGACACAACGCGGGGGCGGCACGGCGGCGGATGCCGGTGTGGAGACTGTCCAAACGGCTTGAGGGGTTGTTGTGGGACACCTACGGTCGGAGGATTCCGTCCCACCTCGCCGAAGGGTGCATCATGACCGACGCTGCCGTCCGTCCCCGCAAACCCGCCACCAGCAAGCGCACGCCCGCCGGTGGCGCGCCTACCGCCGCGCACACCGCCGACGAGGCTCACGAAGCGCGCATCGACATCGACGCCGTCACCGATCTGCTGCTGGGCACCTGGGCCGACACGCGGCGCGAAGCGCGCGAGATGGTCAAGGACCCCGCCCTCTGGCGCGTCGATGGCCTGTCGATGGCCGAGCACCGCGAACGCGTGCTCGAGCAGCTGCGCATCGTGGTGAGCCACGGCGGCTCGCGACGCGCCTACCCGAAGGAGTACGGCGGACTCGACGACAACGGCGCCAACGTCGCCGCGTACCTGGAGCTGGTGCTCGCCGACCCGAGCCTGCAGGTCAAGGCGGGCGTGCAGTGGGGCCTGTTCGGCTCGGCGATCCATCACCTCGGCACCAAGCCCCACCACGACAAATGGCTGCACGACGTGATGACCCTCGACCTGCCCGGCGCCTTCGCGATGACCGAGACCGGCCATGGCTCCGACGTCGCCGCGATCGGCACCACGGCGACCTACGAGCCCGAGACCGAGGAGTTCGTCATCCACACCCCGTTCCGGGGCGCGTGGAAGGACTACCTCGGCAACGCGGCCCTGCACGGACGGGCGGCGACGGTGTTCGCCCAGCTGATCAGCGGCGGCGTCAACTACGGCGTGCACTGCTTCTTCGTGCCGCTGCGCGACGAGAACGGCGAGTTCCTCCCCGGCGTCGGCGGTGAGGACGACGGCGTCAAGGGCGGGCTCAACGGCATCGACAACGGCCGCCTGCACTTCGACCAGGTGCGCATCCCTCGCACGAACCTGCTCAACCGCTACGGCGACATCGCCCCCGACGGCACCTACTCCAGCGAGATCGCCAGCTCTGGGCGTCGCTTCTTCACGATGCTCGGCGCACTCGTACAGGGGCGCGTCTGCATCGAGGGCGCGGCCACCAACGCCACCGCCGCGGCCCTCACGATCGCGGTGACCTACGGCAACCAGCGTCGCCAGTTCGACAGCGGTAGCGGCACCGACGAGGTCGTGCTGCTGGACTACGCCCAGCACCAGCGTCGCCTGCTGCCGCGCCTGGCGGAGGTGTACGCGCAGCATTTCGCCGGCGACGAGCTGATCAAGAAGTTCGATGGCGTCTTCAGCGGACGCAAGGACACCCCTGACGAACGCGAGGACCTCGAGACGCTCGCGGCGGCACTGAAGTCGATGTCGACGTGGAACGCGCTGGACACGATCCAGGAGTGCCGGGAGGCGTGCGGCGGAGCCGGCTTCCTTGCGGAGAACCGGCTCGTGGGCCTGCGCGCCGACCTCGACATCTACGCCACCTTCGAGGGCGACAACACCGTGCTGCTGCAGCTGGTGGGCAAGCGCCTGCTGAGCGACTTCGCGAAGCAGTTCAAGGGCGCGGATGCCGCAGCGCTCGCCCGCTTCGCCGTCGGTCAGACCGCAGGCAAGGTCTTCCACGGCGCAGGCCTGCGCCGCCTCGGCCAGACCGTCACCGACTTCGGCTCCACCGCCCGCTCGGTCGAGCTGGGCCTGCGCGCCGACCAGCAGCACGACCTGCTGTCCGGACGGGTGCAGCAGATGGTCGCCGACATCGCCGGGCGGCTGCGTCCCGCGGCGAAGATGTCGCCGACGGATGCCGCGGCGCTCTTCAACGAAAACCAGTCCGAGCTCATCGAGGCCGCCCGCGCTCACGCGGAGCTGCTGCAGTGGGAGGCCTTCACCGACGGTGTGAACCGCGCCGCCGACGACGGCACCCGCCAGGTGCTCACGTGGCTGCGTGACCTGTTCGGGTTGTCGCTCATCGAGAAGCACCTCGCCTGGCACCTCATCCACGGCCGGCTGTCGACGCAGCGCGCCGCCTCGGTCTCGCGGTACATCGACCGCCTGTGTGGCCGGCTGCGCCCGCACGCCCAGGACCTCGTCGACGCGTTCGGCTTCGAGCCCGAGCACCTGCGCGCGCCGATCGCGTCGGGCGCGGAGCACGAGCGTCAGGAAGAGGCGCGCGCCCACTACGCGGCGCTCGCCGCCGCGGGCAACGCCCCGGTGTCGGAGAAGTCGCTGCGCAAGAAGTGACGCGCCGTCGGCCTCGCCTGTCGCAAATGGCGGTATAGCGTCCCGCCCAGCCGCACTTTGCGACAGGTGAGCCTGGGGAAGGGGGATGCCGCGCCCCTTGGCAGGCGAGCGCCCCACCCCGGCCGCACAGGCAACCGGCCGGGCAGCCGTGGCACGGACAGGGCCATAGGGTGGCGGGGTGAATCCCGACATCCGCCTCGGCACGGACGGCTTCGCCCGCTGCGCGTGGGCGGGCGATGACCCCGAGTACGTGCGGTACCACGACGAGGAGTGGGGCCGGCCCCTGCACGGCGATCGTGCACTGTTCGAGAAGACGAGCCTCGAGGGGTTCCAGGCTGGTCTGTCGTGGATCACGATCCTGCGCAAGCGCCCGCGGTTCCGGGAGGTCTTCGCCGGTTTCGACCCCGCCGCCGTCGCCGCCTTCGATGAGAGCGATGTCGAGCGCCTCATGGCGGATGCCGGCATCATCCGCAACCGGGCGAAGATCCTCGCTGTCATCGGCAACGCCCGCCTCGTCGCAGAGATGGCTGCGGGGGAGCTCGACACCCTGATGTGGTCGTTCGCGCCGCCGCGACACCCTCGGCCCGCCACCTTCGCCGAGGTGCCGCCCACCAGTGCCGAGTCCGTCGCCCTCTCGAAGGAGCTGCGCCGCCGCGGCTTCCGGTTCGTCGGGCCGACGACCATGTACGCGCTCATGCAGTCGGCGGGAATGGTCGACGATCACGTCGCGGGGTGCTGGCGGGCATAGCACCGCCGGCGGGGAGCGCGACCCCGCATGGGGAGTTCTCCCCACCGCGAGGGGGTGCGGCGTCCCGCTAGGGTGGACGAGGCGCCGACCCCTGGTCGGACCGACGCCACGCACATCGCCGATGAGACAAGGGGGCCTGTCTTCGTGAGGTCCTTTGCGTGGCTGCGTGCGCGTCCGCGTACGCTCGCGTCGGCGAGCGTCATCACGGTCTCAGCCGTCGCGATCACCACCATGGCCTTCCTCTACGAGGGCTTCCCGACCACCGACGTCGAGCTGAACGACGGCTCCGTCTGGGTCACCAAGCAGGACAGCTACCTCGTCGGCCGCTACAACGACGCCTCGCAGGTGCTCGACGCGGGGCTGCGCACCGTCTCGGACACCTACGACATCGTGCAGGACGGCCGCACGGTGATCGTCGTAGACGAGGCCAACGCCACCCTCGCGCCCGTCGACGTGACCACCGTCGCGACCGTCGGCGACATCGACATCCCCGCCGGGGCCACCGTCGGTGTCGGCGCTGGCACCGTCTCGGTGCTCGAGCCGCAGGACGGCACGCTGTGGATGGCTCCGGCCTCGGGCCTGCAGGCCATCGCCCCCACCAACGACCCCGTCGCCGAGTTCGGCGAGGGCGCCGTGTCTGCCACCGGCACCGACGGCACGGTCTACGTCGCCTCCCCCGAGCAGGGCACAGTCACCACCCTGCGGCTCGGGCAGGAGGTGCCGGAGTCCTCGAGTGAGACCGTCGAGGGTCTCGACGAGGGCGATGCGCTGGCGATCACGGTCGCCGGTGCCACGCCGGTGGTGCTGAACCTCACCGACGCGCGACTGTGGGTGCAGGGGCTGGGCATGCGGGACCTCGACGATGTCGATGACGCGGTGCTGCAGCATCCGTCGCCCTACGCACAGCACGTCAGCTACGCCACCGCCACAAGCCTGGTCACCGTGCCACTCGGCGACGGCCCGGTCGCCGAAACCGAGGCGGGAGCCCCGGGCTCACCGGCCGCCCCCGTGTCGCTGAAGGGGTGCGTGTACGGTGCGTGGGGCGGCTCGGCCCGGTTCGTGCGCGACTGCCCGCAGGACCGCGACGACCTCGTCGCCGACATCCCCGGCATGAGCCCGGATGCCACGGCCGTCTTCCGCGTGAACCGCGACGTGGTGGTGCTCAACGACGTCGCCACGGGCTCGGCCTGGACGGTGACCCAGTCGCTCGAACTCATCGACAACTGGGACGACATCATCCCGCCCGAAGGCGGAGACGAGACCGAGCAGACCTCCACCGAGGTGTCGGAGGAGACCTCGCTTCCCGAGCGCACCGAGGTGAACCACCCGCCGGTGGCCGAGGACGACGACTTCGGCGTTCGCCCGGGCCGAACCACGGTTCTGCCCGTGCTCGACAACGACAACGACCCCGATGGCGACGTGCTCACCGCGACCGCGCAGGGAGGGGTGTCGGTGGGCGAGCTCTCGCCCATCTACGGCGGTCGGGCCCTGCAGGTGACCGTGCCCGAGAACGCCACGGGGAGCGACACCTTCACCTACGAGGTGAACGACGGCAGGCCGGGAGGCACCGATCAGGCGACGGTGTCGCTCGAGGTGCGCCCGTGGTCGGTCAACCAGCCGCCGCTGCAGCGCAAAATTCCGGTGGTCATCGTCGAGCAGGGCGGTCAGATCACGTACGACACGCTGCTGGACTGGATGGACCCCGACGGCGACGACATGTTCCTGCGTGCGGCGACCACCGACGGCGGCGACGAGGTCGACTTCACCTCTGCGGGCGAGATCACCTTCCGCGCCATCGGCTCGGTGCAGGGCCGGCGGGAAGTGACGATCACGGTCTCCGACGGCCAGGAGGACACTGTCGGCGTCGTGCAGGTGGATGTGCGCCCCGTGGGCTCGACCAAGCCGATCACGTCGCCGGACCACGTCGTGGTGCGCGTGGGCGAGAAGACGACGATCTCGCCGCTCGACAATGACATCTCGCCCAGCGGTGCGCCGCTGCGACTCGCCCGCGTCACCGAGGTCGCCGGCGCCCAGCTCTCGCCGGATTACAACGCCGGCACCTTCTCGTTCTCTTCGTCCACGCCCGGCGTGTACTACGTGCAGTACCTCGCCACCGACGGGCCGCAGACCGTCATCGGGCTCGTGCGCGTCGACGTGCTCGCCGCCGCCGACCCCGACGAGAAGCCCATCGCGGTGCGCGACGTCGCGCTGCTGCCGTCGGGCAAGGACGTGCGCATCGACGTGCTCGCCAACGACTCCGATCCCGCCGGCGGCATCCTCGTCGTGCAGTCGGTGACCGTTCCGCCCGACGCCCGCGTCTCGGTCGCCGTCATCGACCACCGGTACCTGCTGGTGACCGACCAGTCCGGTCTCTCGCAGCCGGTCACGATCCAGTACCAGATCTCCAACGGAGCCCACTCGGCCCAGGGCGACGTCGTCGTCATCCCGATCCCCGCGCCGACGCAGCTGCGGCCGCCCGTGGCCGCCGACGACACCGTGGTCGTGCGGGCCGGCGACGTCGTCAGCATCCCGGTGCTCGCCAACGACTACCACCCGAGCGGCGACCTCATCACGCTGCTGCCCGACCTCATCGAGCCCTTGCCTGCTCCTGCCGACGGCGATGCGTTCGTGTCGGAGGACACCCTGCGCTTCCGCGCCGGCCCCGAGGCGAAGACCGTGTACGTGACCTACGAGATCGCGGATTCCCTCGGACAGAAGGATGCCGGGTACGTCACCATCCAGATCCTCGACGTCGACGTCGAGAACAACCAGGCCCCGCGTCCGCGCGACCTGACCGCGCGCGTGCTCAGCGGCGCCGAGGTGAAGATCCCGATCCCGCTGGAGGGCATCGACCCCGACGGCGACTCGGTGCAGATCGTCGGATCGTCCTCGGCGCCCGCCAAGGGGCGCATCACCGAGATCGGCGAGAACTTCCTGCGATACGAGGCCTTCGCCGACGCGGCGGGCGCCGACCAATTCACGTACGAGGTGCAGGACCGTCTCGGCCTTTCGGCGACCGCGACCGTGCGCGTCGGCATCGCGCCGGGCACCGGCGTGAACCAGGCTCCGTTCGCGGTGAAGGACGTCGTGCTGATGCGGCCGGACCGCACCGTGGCCGTGCCGGTCATGGTCAACGACTCCGATCCCGAGGGCGACAAGCTCACGCTGGTGGCGTCGGGGCTCGAGGTGCCCGAGGGCATCGTCGCCGAGGTCAAGGGCGACCGCGTCGTGATCTCCAGCGCCGAAGAGGCGGGCACGAAGACCCTCAGCTACACGATCCGCGACGCCCAGGGCGCTTCCGCCATCGGCTCGCTCGTGGTCACCGTGGACCCGGAGGTTCCGCTGCAGCCGCCGATCGCACGCGATGACCGCGTGACGATCGCCAACGTGGGGGACAGCCCCACGGTCGACGTCGAGGTGCTGCTCAACGACGAAGACCCCGACGGCGTGCGCGACGAGCTCGAGATCTCGACCGCCGACGTCGACGTCGAGGTGCTCTCGGCGGGCGTCGTGCGGGTGCCGATCGCCGATGCGGCGCGCATCGTGCGCTACGACGTCACCGACGTCGACGGGCTGACGGCCTCGGCCTTCATCCACGTGCCCGGCTTCGCCGATCTGCGCCCGTCGCTGCGCTCCACCGGCGGCATCGAGGTCATGAGCGGCGAGACCGTGGAGATCCCCCTGGCCGACCACGTCGTGGTCGCCGGGGGCGGCCGGGCGATCGTCACGGAGGCGGCGAAGGTGTCGGCCGTGCACTCCGACGGCGCGGGACTCGTGAAGGATGCCGAGACCCTCGTCTACACCTCGGCCGACGGCTACCACGGCGCCGATGCGATCACTTTCGAGGTCACCGACGGCACGGGCCCCGACGACCCCGACGGCCGGGTCGCGACGCTCACACTCCCGGTGACGGTGCTGCCGCCCGACAACGAGCCGCCGACGCTGTCGGGCGCATCGATCACCGTCTCGCCCGGTGAGGATCCCACGACGCTCGACCTTCGGGGCCTCGCTTCCGACCCCAATGAGGAGGACGTGCCGAACCTGCGGTTCGCGCTCGCCGGCCAGGTCCCGAACGGCTTCAGCGCCTCGGTCTCGGACGGCACGCTGAGCGTCTCGACGGATGCGTCGACCCCCAAGGGCACGTCCGCGAATATCGACGTCTCGGTCACCGATGGCGACAGCGACCCGGTGACGGCCACGGTGACGGCGGCCGTGGCCGCCTCGACCCGTCCGCTGGCGGTCACGACCGAGGACGTGCTTCCCGAGGCGCACCAGGGTGTCACGCAGGTGATCGACGTGCTCGCCAACGACCAGAGCCCGTTCCCGAACGACCCGCTGACCGTGATCGACGCCCAGCTCGAGGTGGGTCAGACGCAGGGGCAGCCGCGCGTGCTCGGCGACGGACGCGTGGAGGTGACGCCGGCCGGCGACTTCGTCGGGAGCCTCGTGGTGCGCTATCGCGTGCAGGATGCCACGGAGGACCCCGACCGCCTCGTCGACGGGCGCATCCGCCTGACGGTGCAGGGGCGGCCCGACGTTCCGGGCACGCCCACCGTCTCGAGCGTGCAGGACCGCACGGTGGTGCTGTCGTGGTCGTCGCCGATGAACAACGGCGCCGAGATCACCTCGTACACCGTGACCTCGACGGCGGGGAACTACACGAAGACCTGCGCGTCGACGACGT contains:
- a CDS encoding DNA-3-methyladenine glycosylase I → MNPDIRLGTDGFARCAWAGDDPEYVRYHDEEWGRPLHGDRALFEKTSLEGFQAGLSWITILRKRPRFREVFAGFDPAAVAAFDESDVERLMADAGIIRNRAKILAVIGNARLVAEMAAGELDTLMWSFAPPRHPRPATFAEVPPTSAESVALSKELRRRGFRFVGPTTMYALMQSAGMVDDHVAGCWRA
- a CDS encoding acyl-CoA dehydrogenase — its product is MTDAAVRPRKPATSKRTPAGGAPTAAHTADEAHEARIDIDAVTDLLLGTWADTRREAREMVKDPALWRVDGLSMAEHRERVLEQLRIVVSHGGSRRAYPKEYGGLDDNGANVAAYLELVLADPSLQVKAGVQWGLFGSAIHHLGTKPHHDKWLHDVMTLDLPGAFAMTETGHGSDVAAIGTTATYEPETEEFVIHTPFRGAWKDYLGNAALHGRAATVFAQLISGGVNYGVHCFFVPLRDENGEFLPGVGGEDDGVKGGLNGIDNGRLHFDQVRIPRTNLLNRYGDIAPDGTYSSEIASSGRRFFTMLGALVQGRVCIEGAATNATAAALTIAVTYGNQRRQFDSGSGTDEVVLLDYAQHQRRLLPRLAEVYAQHFAGDELIKKFDGVFSGRKDTPDEREDLETLAAALKSMSTWNALDTIQECREACGGAGFLAENRLVGLRADLDIYATFEGDNTVLLQLVGKRLLSDFAKQFKGADAAALARFAVGQTAGKVFHGAGLRRLGQTVTDFGSTARSVELGLRADQQHDLLSGRVQQMVADIAGRLRPAAKMSPTDAAALFNENQSELIEAARAHAELLQWEAFTDGVNRAADDGTRQVLTWLRDLFGLSLIEKHLAWHLIHGRLSTQRAASVSRYIDRLCGRLRPHAQDLVDAFGFEPEHLRAPIASGAEHERQEEARAHYAALAAAGNAPVSEKSLRKK
- a CDS encoding Ig-like domain-containing protein, with amino-acid sequence MRSFAWLRARPRTLASASVITVSAVAITTMAFLYEGFPTTDVELNDGSVWVTKQDSYLVGRYNDASQVLDAGLRTVSDTYDIVQDGRTVIVVDEANATLAPVDVTTVATVGDIDIPAGATVGVGAGTVSVLEPQDGTLWMAPASGLQAIAPTNDPVAEFGEGAVSATGTDGTVYVASPEQGTVTTLRLGQEVPESSSETVEGLDEGDALAITVAGATPVVLNLTDARLWVQGLGMRDLDDVDDAVLQHPSPYAQHVSYATATSLVTVPLGDGPVAETEAGAPGSPAAPVSLKGCVYGAWGGSARFVRDCPQDRDDLVADIPGMSPDATAVFRVNRDVVVLNDVATGSAWTVTQSLELIDNWDDIIPPEGGDETEQTSTEVSEETSLPERTEVNHPPVAEDDDFGVRPGRTTVLPVLDNDNDPDGDVLTATAQGGVSVGELSPIYGGRALQVTVPENATGSDTFTYEVNDGRPGGTDQATVSLEVRPWSVNQPPLQRKIPVVIVEQGGQITYDTLLDWMDPDGDDMFLRAATTDGGDEVDFTSAGEITFRAIGSVQGRREVTITVSDGQEDTVGVVQVDVRPVGSTKPITSPDHVVVRVGEKTTISPLDNDISPSGAPLRLARVTEVAGAQLSPDYNAGTFSFSSSTPGVYYVQYLATDGPQTVIGLVRVDVLAAADPDEKPIAVRDVALLPSGKDVRIDVLANDSDPAGGILVVQSVTVPPDARVSVAVIDHRYLLVTDQSGLSQPVTIQYQISNGAHSAQGDVVVIPIPAPTQLRPPVAADDTVVVRAGDVVSIPVLANDYHPSGDLITLLPDLIEPLPAPADGDAFVSEDTLRFRAGPEAKTVYVTYEIADSLGQKDAGYVTIQILDVDVENNQAPRPRDLTARVLSGAEVKIPIPLEGIDPDGDSVQIVGSSSAPAKGRITEIGENFLRYEAFADAAGADQFTYEVQDRLGLSATATVRVGIAPGTGVNQAPFAVKDVVLMRPDRTVAVPVMVNDSDPEGDKLTLVASGLEVPEGIVAEVKGDRVVISSAEEAGTKTLSYTIRDAQGASAIGSLVVTVDPEVPLQPPIARDDRVTIANVGDSPTVDVEVLLNDEDPDGVRDELEISTADVDVEVLSAGVVRVPIADAARIVRYDVTDVDGLTASAFIHVPGFADLRPSLRSTGGIEVMSGETVEIPLADHVVVAGGGRAIVTEAAKVSAVHSDGAGLVKDAETLVYTSADGYHGADAITFEVTDGTGPDDPDGRVATLTLPVTVLPPDNEPPTLSGASITVSPGEDPTTLDLRGLASDPNEEDVPNLRFALAGQVPNGFSASVSDGTLSVSTDASTPKGTSANIDVSVTDGDSDPVTATVTAAVAASTRPLAVTTEDVLPEAHQGVTQVIDVLANDQSPFPNDPLTVIDAQLEVGQTQGQPRVLGDGRVEVTPAGDFVGSLVVRYRVQDATEDPDRLVDGRIRLTVQGRPDVPGTPTVSSVQDRTVVLSWSSPMNNGAEITSYTVTSTAGNYTKTCASTTCTLDGLTNNVEYNFTVTATNRVGTSDPSAPSATARPDARPDTPQPPTLRFADRALDVAWTTPSTPGSPVQSFDLEISPAPPSGATQKTGVTGNALRWEGLENGTAYQVRVRAVNRAPEPSSWSSWSPSEIPAGPPAAPGAPSTERLSPVGAQAQLLVSWGQPATNGAAISSYTLRVLRGGTVVNTIPVAGGQTSQAVNVDASTTDYTFTVAATNKAGQGEFSAPSAPRRAFTPPGAPGAVSASPGDRSISISVPAGAGNGANPGELDYEFSLNGGGWSGAWASLNKGATITGTIGGVANGTGYTVAVRAVNRMDGQNYAGPGSPASNQVVPYGAPNAPGVSAQRDGTSVVFNWSKPALNGRDVTVQISINGGDWQSVGGNGSSRAGNDYDQTHSIRARAVDTEGQVSGESSAQASTAPRPAPQNGAQTVKGAYKSGCNTACYYLAVTTERDFPAGSYTYSCLANGRKFNDWDGPVHIAAGTTTQIQCWYGNAGHTVQVQLNGIPGASQAKPTTW
- a CDS encoding S8 family serine peptidase, whose translation is MRSSKRHGDAGRRASRAVVVALAAALVVVGPSSVATASTAPAPLWWWDTYGIDALHEQGWTGDGVRIAVMDTQINPDVPAFEERDLTVADGTLCAEGESAVSAEATRGAVHGTTVTAMLIGTGEGAGGVRGIVPDAEVTFYGLGVEAAGNGCTTRERPDELSPFGLALQRAIDDGAQIFTTSVGSPLESEVGDGAVIAEAIAKGIVILNSTANPGSGLTQNSLGLINGVLAVSAVDSSGELQTDDAGQPFALEETHVVSAGVALPSVGVTAGAWEQSGSTSGSSLATPLVAGMLALLAQQHPEATGNQLVQALLHSTNGSIHAPTYEPETGYGYGAAWPASLLQSDPTSYPDESPLMDRPYGIPSAEQVADAVARESGASPEEDAAPVPADEDAATAPVQADPLGPLGPAGIAVSVGLVAVVVAGIITALVIVVRRKGPRRGATP